In the genome of Achromobacter sp. MFA1 R4, the window CGAGCGCAGGCCGGCCCAGGTGTGTTTCGGGCGCCGGATCGTCAGCGTGGTGGCGGTCTCGATGCGGTAGATGCCGGTGGCCACGTCCAGCTCCTCGGGGACGACGTCGTGCGCGTCGACCGGGTCGGCATTGGCGGGAGACCCCAGCAACTGGCCGGCGTCGGGCTTGAAGTAGTAGCTCTCGTCCACGCCGACGACGGCGGGCCAGTGGGAGAAGTCGACGCCCTCGGGACCGCTGAAGGTGAAGGCGGTGCGGCGGCAGGGCTGCAGGCCGATGGGCGCCGCGCCGCACACTGTGGCGGCGTGGTCCGCCCACGCGCCCGCGGCGTTGACCACGGCGCGCGCCCGCAGGCTGCGGCCATCGGCCAGGGTCAGCGTCCAGACGCCGTCGGCGTACGCCGACGCCACGAGTTCGGCGTTGTTGTGCAGCACGGCGCCCTGGCGGCTCATGCCGCGCAGGAAACCCTGGTGCAGGGCGTGCACGTCAATGTCGCGCGCATCCGGCTCTTCGATCGCGCCGCAGAGCTGGTCTTCGCGCAGGCAGGGCACGCGCGCCAGCGCCTGTGCGGCGTCGATCAGGGTCACGTTGGGGGACTGGCGATGCAGGTCGTCGAACACCTCCCGCAGCAGATCCTTCTGCTCCGGCGT includes:
- a CDS encoding FAD-binding oxidoreductase — protein: MTADTLYDFAVVGAGIAGASVAYRLSATASVAVLERESQPGYHSTGRSAAMFMETYGTTQIKALTRASRDFYEHPPEGFCEHPLLAPRGVLYIATPEQKDLLREVFDDLHRQSPNVTLIDAAQALARVPCLREDQLCGAIEEPDARDIDVHALHQGFLRGMSRQGAVLHNNAELVASAYADGVWTLTLADGRSLRARAVVNAAGAWADHAATVCGAAPIGLQPCRRTAFTFSGPEGVDFSHWPAVVGVDESYYFKPDAGQLLGSPANADPVDAHDVVPEELDVATGIYRIETATTLTIRRPKHTWAGLRSFVRDGDFVIGWDADTPAFFWLAAQGGYGIQTAAAASELAAAVLTRQPIPDPLQAHGVDADAMRPERLR